The following are from one region of the Nicotiana tabacum cultivar K326 chromosome 3, ASM71507v2, whole genome shotgun sequence genome:
- the LOC107769031 gene encoding NAC domain-containing protein 92 yields the protein METVCGFEGYEEEMELPPGFRFHPTDEELITHYLAPKVLDCNFSAKAIGEVDLNKVEPWDLPWKAKMGEKEWYFFCIRDKKYPTGQRTNRATEAGYWKATGKDKEIFKSKTLVGMKKTLVFYKGRAPRGEKTNWVMHEYRLDGKYSVHNLPKSAQNECVICRVFKKTSGGKKIAISSLIRNNNMTESPRSSNLPPLMDMSPYNNQITTTTRSSGETSNSHVTCFSDSMEDQKPQTHQPLACSPPSVDFQKYPSNIPNQVMQPYIENFQYVDSGLMQDNSILRLLLENNNYGSESKHNIHLRGYEDHNDFNINSAGPVDLDCLWNY from the exons ATGGAGACTGTGTGTGGATTTGAGGGGTATGAAGAAGAAATGGAATTGCCTCCTGGTTTTCGTTTTCATCCAACAGATGAAGAGCTTATCACTCATTATTTAGCCCCTAAGGTTCTTGATTGCAACTTTAGTGCTAAAGCTATTGGTGAAGTGGATTTGAACAAAGTTGAACCTTGGGATTTGCCAT GGAAGGCAAAAATGGGCGAAAAAGAATGGTACTTTTTCTGTATCAGGGACAAGAAATATCCAACAGGACAGAGGACAAACAGAGCAACAGAAGCAGGGTATTGGAAGGCAACAGGCAAAGATAAAGAGATATTCAAGTCAAAAACATTGGTTGGTATGAAGAAAACTCTTGTTTTCTACAAAGGAAGAGCACCTAGAGGAGAAAAAACAAATTGGGTCATGCATGAATATAGATTAGATGGCAAATATTCAGTCCACAACCTTCCAAAATCTGCCCag AATGAATGTGTGATTTGCagagttttcaagaaaacttcaGGAGGGAAAAAGATAGCAATCTCAAGTCTAATCAGAAACAACAATATGACAGAAAGTCCACGGTCCTCAAATTTGCCACCATTAATGGACATGTCACCATATAATAATCAGATTACAACAACAACCAGAAGTAGTGGAGAGACAAGTAATTCTCATGTGACCTGCTTCTCCGATTCAATGGAGGACCAAAAACCTCAAACACATCAACCTCTGGCTTGTTCCCCTCCTTCTGTTGATTTCCAAAAATACCCTTCAAATATACCAAACCAAGTCATGCAACCCTACATTGAAAATTTCCAGTATGTAGATTCTGGACTTATGCAAGATAATTCTATATTGAGGCTTTTACTGGAAAACAACAATTATGGGTCAGAATCAAAACACAACATTCATTTGAGAGGTTACGAGGATCATAATGACTTCAACATCAATTCAGCTGGGCCAGTGGACCTTGATTGTCTCTGGAATTATTGA